The DNA window AAAGGTTGATTAAGCCTGGGCAGTCAGCTGGAGATATTAATTATGCATTCCAGCAGAAGATTGAGTGTGATTCCATAGATGGGTTTGGGGCACTGAGAGGATGAGGTAGACTGACAGGTTGGGGAGGGTGCCAGCATATTGCCTCTTGGCACCTCAGCATGGCCAGCCCTCTGCCAGCCTTCATCATAAAGGTTACCGTCTGTGCCAGTTGCAGCTGGACTAGATCATGCCCTGACTCCTTTTtcctcattctgtctctctcaccgtCTTATTCTTCCTTGTTCACTCAGTCAGTCTCACAAGGTACTTGGCTCACTCCTTGTAACACCAAACCACAGAAATCCACAGAGTGCATTTGAGATGTCACTTCAATATGGCAGCGATGGGGAACAACAATGATTAATAAGCCACACTGTTCTGTCCATTATAAAAAGTAATCAGGGAACTTGACCTAAAGTGGAAGAAACTGGAGCATTTAAAGGACACCCATGACTAAAGAAGTGACAGATGAGTCACTGAGTGATGACTAATTCTGCTATAATGCTGTCTGGTCTAAAAGCTTTTGCTTCCCAAAATATTATATAGTTGTTGAATCTCAAATCAGTGATGAAGGTATATTAAAAAACTCTGCAGATGCATCACAcatcatttacaaataaatggcTTTAgtaatttaaatatacattacatgGGAGTTAAAGCTTACCAAGTATATTCAGCTGCCCTATGCTATTGCCTGATcagttaaaatacatttttagtttAACCTGGTTTAGAGGAAACGCACTGGATTGGTAAATGTTACGCATGATGGGAGAAATAGCAGTGCTCATGATAAATTCTGTGATCTTATATGCTACCTAAACATTCctgccttctttttcttttagaaaaCAATGATAACTCCAAGTCAGATGGGAAAGGAAATCAGTCTTCTGAGAACAGTGAAGAGCCAGAGTCAGACAGTAAGAAGCCGACCAGACACTCTGAGCAAGAGATGAGGCATCAGGAGGAGGATAGTTCCAGTAATGCAGAGAGCCAGGAGAGTGAGGACAGCTTGGAACCCTCAGATTGTGAAGCAGAGAACAAGGAGAGTCGATTGGCTCGTCTCAGTGGTCTGCCCATTAAAGTGGAGCATTATGGTGATGGTGAAGGAGCAGAGCTTCACAATTCTCTCTCATCCTCCtctgaggaagaggatgaggaggaggaagaggaagacaatGATGAGATTATGAAGGACTACCACAGTGAAGAAGAACTGAGTGGTCCACTGACAAGTAAAAggcagaagagaaagaaaaggaggaaaaagcAGAAATGGGAGGGCAGCCGTCAACGTCTGCGACTTTCACCACCAGAGGATGTCACAGCGAGTCCAGGAAGTCTGGATCCAACACTGGGAGAGCAGCCGCCGCTACTGCCACCTCCATCACCCACGACTGCCTCAGTGCTCAAGATCAAAACAGAGATGGCAGAGCCTATCAACTTTGACAACGACAGCAGCATCTGGAACTTCCCGCCCAACCGGGAGATCTCACGCAACGAGTCACCTTTCAGCATGACCAAGCCTCCTAGTGGCCATGAAGCCTTCCCTGCTGCCATCCCTGACTCAGTCCTCACTCCACCAGGCACTGAAGGAGGAGCAGGCATCAGGAAGCCCAACTTCACCAACAGCAGCAGCGGTAGTAGCAGTAACAGTGCTCCCACCTCAGCCGGCCTGGCACCCTCACTGTCTAACTCCTCAACTTCTGACCCCCTATCACCTCCACTTTCAGCCTCACCACGTGATAAGCAGCAGGGCACACCCACCTCCCAGAATTCTCTGCTGTACAGTGGCGACCTAGAGGCCCTTCAGCGGTTACAGACAGGCAACATGGTACTTCCTCTGGTGCAGCGTGTTGCAGGCACACTGGCTGCCACCAGCACAGCAGCAGCTCCACGTGTCTACACGGCAGGCACCATTCGCTACGCACCCGCTGATGTCACACTGGCTGTGCAGGGCAACCTGCTACCCAGTGGCCATGCCGCAGTCAACTTTGTGGACGTGAACGGGCCTGGGTTTGGTATTGATGCCAAGACACCTATGGAAATGCTCTACCACCATGTGCACCGGCTCAATATGTCGGGTCCGTTTGGTGGCGCAGGCACCGGTGCCAGTCTCGCACAGATGCCCACTGCCAACGTCTTTACCACGGCGGAGGGACTATTCTCTACACTTCCCTTCCCTGTCTACAGCAATGGCATCCACACAACACAGACTCTCGAGCGCAAAGAGGATTGAAGCAAAACACTGAGACCATATTACTGTGTTCAATTTAAATCAAGAGACTCTTTCGAGGCCTATGACTGTGTTTCAAGTTGGGGGTGGGAATTAATTGTTCTAGCACTTTGAATTTCAAGCAGTTAAGCTTGTGTAATTGAAACAAATGGTTTCTCTTCCTGTGTCTTTCTCTagttctttttctctttcccctCTTCTTCCCTTCCTCCTATAGAGCCaatgacattttgtttaaacaaactAAACAGGCTCATCTCTATTTCAGAGTTCCTTTGAGCCAGAGAGAATTCAccactcaggtgtgtgttttttctccatggtgaaataaaatgtgc is part of the Tachysurus fulvidraco isolate hzauxx_2018 chromosome 12, HZAU_PFXX_2.0, whole genome shotgun sequence genome and encodes:
- the LOC113659486 gene encoding neuronal PAS domain-containing protein 3 isoform X3; its protein translation is MAPTKPGVQQDPSRRERLQALRKEKSRDAARSRRGKENFEFYELAKMLPLPGAITSQLDKASIIRLTISYLKMRDFANQGDPPWNLRIEGPPPNTSVKAIGSQRRRSPSAVATEIFEPHLGSHILQSLDGFVFALNKEGRFLYISETVSIYLGLSQVELTGSSVFDYVHPGDQVEMAEQLGMKIPPGRSLLSQGAGAEDGASSASSSSHSETPEPVESSSPSHLSPDNTLERSFFIRMKSTLTKRGVHIKSSGYKVIHITGRLRIRMALTHNRTVPNQIMGMVVVAHALPPPTINEVRIDCQMFVTRVNMDLNIVYCENRISDYMDLTPVDIIGKRCYQFIHAEDVEGIRHSHLDLMNKGQCVTKYYRWIQKNGGYIWIQSSATIAINAKNANEKNIIWVNYVLSNLEYKDTPIDITQLPNLPEKASESSETSDSESDSKDNSENNDNSKSDGKGNQSSENSEEPESDSKKPTRHSEQEMRHQEEDSSSNAESQESEDSLEPSDCEAENKESRLARLSGLPIKVEHYGDGEGAELHNSLSSSSEEEDEEEEEEDNDEIMKDYHSEEELSGPLTSKRQKRKKRRKKQKWEGSRQRLRLSPPEDVTASPGSLDPTLGEQPPLLPPPSPTTASVLKIKTEMAEPINFDNDSSIWNFPPNREISRNESPFSMTKPPSGHEAFPAAIPDSVLTPPGTEGGAGIRKPNFTNSSSGSSSNSAPTSAGLAPSLSNSSTSDPLSPPLSASPRDKQQGTPTSQNSLLYSGDLEALQRLQTGNMVLPLVQRVAGTLAATSTAAAPRVYTAGTIRYAPADVTLAVQGNLLPSGHAAVNFVDVNGPGFGIDAKTPMEMLYHHVHRLNMSGPFGGAGTGASLAQMPTANVFTTAEGLFSTLPFPVYSNGIHTTQTLERKED